The Burkholderia cepacia genome includes a region encoding these proteins:
- a CDS encoding carbohydrate ABC transporter permease, whose translation MRHLRLPLTHAHPLDAAPRPPAPDRPRRGASWLVSPSVAVLLLWMSIPLAMTIWYSFSRYNLLNPDVKGFAGLDNYRFLATDPSFLPAIWHTLVLIGAVLAITVIGGVLMSVLFDRKFYGQGVARLLAIAPFFVMPTVSALIWKNMILHPVYGLVANAMRALGMTPIDWFADYPLTAVIIIVAWQWLPFAFLILFTAIQSLDQEQKEAARIDGAGPIAMFFYITLPHLKRAIAVVVMMETIFLLSIFAEIYTTTGGGPGDATTNLSYLIYALGLQQFDVGLASAGGIIAVVVANVVSFFLVRMLARNLKGEYEK comes from the coding sequence ATGCGTCATTTACGTCTTCCCTTGACCCACGCGCACCCGCTCGACGCCGCGCCGCGGCCGCCCGCGCCGGACCGGCCGCGGCGCGGCGCGAGCTGGCTCGTCTCGCCGTCCGTCGCGGTGCTGCTGCTGTGGATGTCGATCCCGCTCGCGATGACGATCTGGTATTCGTTCTCGCGCTACAACCTGCTGAACCCGGACGTGAAGGGTTTTGCGGGCCTCGACAACTACCGCTTCCTCGCGACCGATCCGTCGTTCCTGCCCGCGATCTGGCACACGCTCGTGCTGATCGGTGCGGTGCTCGCGATCACGGTGATCGGCGGCGTGCTGATGTCCGTGCTGTTCGACCGCAAGTTCTACGGGCAGGGCGTGGCACGCCTGCTCGCGATCGCGCCGTTCTTCGTGATGCCGACGGTGTCCGCGCTGATCTGGAAGAACATGATCCTGCACCCGGTGTACGGGCTCGTCGCGAACGCGATGCGTGCGCTCGGGATGACGCCGATCGACTGGTTCGCCGATTACCCGCTCACGGCGGTGATCATCATCGTCGCGTGGCAGTGGCTGCCGTTCGCGTTCCTGATCCTGTTCACCGCGATCCAGTCGCTCGACCAGGAGCAGAAGGAAGCCGCGCGCATCGACGGCGCGGGCCCGATCGCGATGTTCTTCTACATCACGCTGCCGCACCTGAAGCGCGCGATCGCCGTGGTCGTGATGATGGAGACGATCTTCCTGCTGTCGATCTTCGCGGAGATCTACACGACGACCGGCGGCGGCCCCGGCGACGCGACGACCAACCTGTCGTACCTGATCTACGCGCTCGGCCTGCAGCAGTTCGACGTCGGCCTCGCGTCCGCGGGCGGCATCATCGCCGTGGTGGTCGCGAACGTCGTGTCGTTCTTCCTGGTGCGGATGCTCGCGCGCAACCTGAAAGGGGAATACGAGAAATGA
- a CDS encoding MFS transporter: MSDTTSMPARLAHAGEHLPVANLLALATAAFITILTEALPAGLLPLMSADLRVPEALIGQLVTVYALGSIVAAIPLVAATRAMRRRTLLLAALAGFVVSNALTAVSPYYALTLAARFVAGMAAGLLWALLAGYASRMVDASLRGRAIAVAMLGAPVAMSIGIPAGTALGSLFGWRVAFAGITLAALALVAWVRARLPDYPGQQAGAREPVLGVMTLPGVRPVLTVMFAYVLAHNMLYTYVAPFLAGVRMGAQVDAVLLVFGIASLVGIALTGAWIVHALRRLTLASVALFALAALMLGASGAHPLVYAGVALWGLAFGGAPTLFQTAAANAAGEAADVAQSMLVTVWNLAIAGGGIAGGMLLGATGAGAIPWVLVALLAAAWVGAWRARRHGFPAVRPA, translated from the coding sequence ATGAGCGACACGACGTCCATGCCGGCCCGGCTCGCGCATGCGGGCGAGCACCTGCCGGTTGCGAACCTGCTCGCGCTCGCGACGGCCGCGTTCATCACGATTCTCACCGAGGCGTTGCCGGCCGGCCTGCTGCCGCTGATGAGCGCCGACCTGCGCGTGCCCGAGGCGCTGATCGGCCAGCTCGTGACCGTGTATGCGCTCGGTTCGATCGTCGCGGCGATTCCGCTCGTCGCCGCGACGCGTGCGATGCGCCGGCGCACGCTGCTGCTCGCGGCGCTGGCCGGCTTCGTCGTCTCGAATGCGCTGACGGCCGTGTCGCCGTACTACGCGCTGACGCTCGCCGCGCGCTTCGTCGCGGGGATGGCGGCCGGGCTGCTGTGGGCGCTGCTCGCCGGCTACGCGAGCCGGATGGTCGATGCGTCGCTGCGTGGCCGGGCGATCGCGGTCGCGATGCTCGGCGCGCCGGTTGCGATGTCGATCGGCATCCCGGCCGGCACCGCGCTCGGGTCCCTGTTCGGCTGGCGCGTCGCGTTCGCGGGCATCACGCTCGCGGCGCTCGCACTGGTGGCGTGGGTGCGCGCGCGGCTGCCCGATTATCCGGGGCAGCAGGCCGGCGCGCGCGAGCCGGTGCTCGGCGTGATGACGCTGCCCGGCGTGCGGCCGGTGCTGACCGTGATGTTCGCGTATGTGCTGGCGCACAACATGCTGTACACGTACGTCGCGCCGTTTCTCGCGGGCGTGCGGATGGGCGCGCAGGTCGATGCGGTGCTGCTCGTGTTCGGTATCGCATCGCTGGTCGGCATCGCGCTGACGGGCGCGTGGATCGTCCATGCGCTGCGGCGCCTGACGCTCGCGAGTGTCGCGCTGTTCGCGCTGGCGGCGCTGATGCTCGGCGCGAGCGGCGCTCACCCGCTCGTCTACGCGGGCGTCGCGCTGTGGGGGCTCGCGTTCGGCGGCGCGCCGACGCTGTTCCAGACGGCCGCCGCGAACGCCGCGGGAGAGGCGGCGGACGTCGCGCAATCGATGCTCGTGACGGTGTGGAACCTCGCGATCGCGGGTGGCGGCATCGCCGGCGGGATGCTGCTCGGCGCAACCGGGGCGGGCGCGATTCCGTGGGTGCTCGTCGCGCTGCTGGCGGCCGCGTGGGTCGGCGCATGGCGCGCGCGTCGCCACGGTTTTCCGGCGGTGCGGCCGGCTTAG
- the xylB gene encoding xylulokinase — MYLGIDLGTSEVKVLLLAPDGTVVGTAGSPFTVSRPHPRWAEQHPDDWWQGTLAALASLRARHPQAFAAVRGIGLSGQMHGAVLLGRDDRVLRPAILWNDMRSADECALLTESAPDLHALAGNLAMPGFTAPKLLWVAKHEPDVFAATACVLMPKDYLRFRLTGTKVSDPSDAAGTLWLDVARRDWSDALLAACGMTRDQMPRIVEGNAPSGTLRADIARELGLSEAVVVAGGGGDNATSALGIGAIHAGDGFVSLGTSGVLSVVGDRFMPNPASAVHAFCHAIPDRWQLMSVVLSAASCLRWVCKLTGTDEPALLAEVEALDADALATAPLFLPYLSGERTPHNDPYAQGAFFGMTHATERAHLGYAVLEGVTLGLADGLDALHAAGVETAQLSLIGGGARSAFWAQLIADALNVRTRQHGGGETGAALGAARLGWLAVGGDPHAVLAKPPVRAEYAPDAARHALLRERLDAFRSLYRHVRPLYEPSRARLA; from the coding sequence ATGTATCTCGGCATCGACCTCGGCACCTCGGAAGTGAAGGTGCTGCTGCTCGCCCCGGACGGCACGGTCGTCGGCACCGCCGGCTCGCCGTTCACCGTGTCGCGGCCGCATCCGCGCTGGGCCGAACAGCATCCGGACGACTGGTGGCAAGGCACGCTCGCCGCGCTCGCCTCATTGCGCGCACGACATCCGCAAGCGTTCGCGGCCGTGCGCGGCATCGGCCTGTCGGGCCAGATGCACGGCGCCGTGCTGCTCGGCCGCGACGACCGCGTGCTGCGTCCCGCGATCCTGTGGAATGACATGCGCAGCGCCGACGAGTGCGCGCTGCTCACCGAAAGCGCGCCCGACCTCCACGCACTGGCCGGCAATCTCGCGATGCCGGGCTTCACCGCGCCGAAACTGCTGTGGGTTGCGAAGCACGAACCCGATGTGTTCGCGGCCACCGCCTGCGTGCTGATGCCGAAGGACTACCTGCGGTTCCGGCTCACCGGCACGAAGGTGTCCGACCCGTCGGACGCAGCCGGCACGCTGTGGCTCGACGTCGCGCGCCGCGACTGGTCCGACGCACTGCTCGCCGCGTGCGGAATGACGCGTGACCAGATGCCGCGCATCGTCGAAGGCAATGCGCCGTCCGGCACGCTGCGCGCGGACATCGCGCGCGAACTCGGGCTGTCGGAGGCGGTCGTGGTAGCCGGCGGCGGCGGCGACAACGCAACGAGCGCGCTCGGCATCGGTGCGATCCACGCGGGCGACGGCTTCGTGTCGCTCGGCACGTCCGGCGTGCTGAGCGTGGTCGGCGATCGCTTCATGCCGAACCCCGCATCGGCCGTGCATGCGTTCTGCCACGCGATTCCCGATCGCTGGCAATTGATGAGCGTCGTGCTGTCGGCCGCGAGCTGCCTGCGCTGGGTCTGCAAGCTCACCGGCACCGACGAGCCCGCACTGCTCGCCGAAGTCGAGGCGCTCGACGCCGACGCGCTCGCGACGGCCCCGCTGTTCCTGCCCTACCTGTCCGGCGAGCGCACGCCGCACAACGATCCGTACGCACAAGGCGCGTTCTTCGGGATGACGCATGCGACCGAACGCGCGCATCTCGGCTACGCGGTGCTCGAAGGCGTGACGCTCGGCCTCGCCGACGGTCTCGACGCGCTGCATGCGGCTGGCGTCGAAACCGCCCAGCTGTCGCTGATCGGCGGCGGCGCGCGCAGCGCGTTCTGGGCACAACTGATCGCCGATGCGCTGAACGTGCGCACGCGCCAGCATGGCGGCGGCGAAACGGGCGCGGCGCTCGGCGCGGCGCGACTCGGCTGGCTGGCCGTCGGCGGCGATCCGCATGCGGTGCTGGCCAAGCCGCCGGTGCGGGCCGAATACGCGCCGGATGCCGCCCGCCATGCACTGCTGCGCGAACGCCTCGATGCGTTTCGCTCGCTGTACCGCCACGTGCGGCCGCTGTACGAACCGTCGCGCGCACGGCTCGCCTGA
- a CDS encoding serine hydrolase domain-containing protein: protein MSSLPAVVHEHEPAVALRARLDEALDRALADERIVGAVVLVAQDGEPRYARAAGLADREAGTPMRDDALFRLSSVTKPVVAAAAMRLVAAGRIGLDEPVTRWLPEFAPALPDGRPARITLRHLLSHTAGLGYRFLEADGDGPYARAGVSDGMDRSGLSLGENLRRIASVPLQFAPGTSWGYSLSMDVVGALIEAVDGRPLAEAVAALVTTPLGMTDTAFVAHDAARFATPYVSTDGAPRRMAAFDIAPVYEGTVGIRFEPARVFDAQAFASGGAGMVGTARDCLALLDALRTGRPGWLEAVWTDEMGRVQPGAHDLPAAPGFGFGLGFSVLRDPVAARSPESVGTWRGGGAYGHTWFVDRAAGLTAVALTNTLYEGMHGRFVTAVRDAVYGVGERGTA, encoded by the coding sequence ATGTCATCCCTGCCTGCCGTCGTGCACGAACACGAACCGGCCGTCGCGCTGCGCGCACGGCTCGACGAGGCGCTCGATCGCGCGCTCGCCGACGAGCGCATCGTCGGCGCGGTCGTGCTGGTCGCGCAGGACGGCGAGCCGCGCTACGCGCGCGCCGCCGGCCTTGCCGATCGCGAAGCCGGCACGCCGATGCGGGACGACGCGCTGTTCCGCCTGTCGTCGGTCACGAAGCCGGTCGTGGCGGCCGCCGCGATGCGGCTGGTCGCGGCGGGGCGCATCGGGCTCGACGAACCGGTCACGCGCTGGCTGCCGGAATTCGCGCCGGCACTGCCCGACGGCCGGCCCGCGCGCATCACGTTGCGTCATCTGCTGTCGCATACGGCCGGCCTCGGCTACCGCTTCCTCGAAGCGGACGGCGACGGCCCGTATGCACGCGCCGGCGTGTCCGACGGAATGGATCGCTCGGGTCTCTCGCTCGGCGAGAACCTGCGGCGCATCGCCAGCGTGCCGCTGCAGTTCGCGCCGGGCACGTCGTGGGGCTATTCGCTTTCGATGGACGTGGTCGGCGCGCTGATCGAGGCGGTCGACGGGCGGCCGCTCGCGGAAGCGGTCGCCGCGCTCGTCACGACACCGCTCGGCATGACCGACACCGCGTTCGTCGCGCACGACGCCGCACGCTTCGCGACGCCTTACGTGAGCACGGATGGCGCGCCACGCAGGATGGCGGCGTTCGATATCGCGCCGGTATACGAGGGCACGGTCGGCATCCGCTTCGAGCCGGCGCGCGTGTTCGATGCCCAGGCCTTTGCATCGGGCGGCGCGGGGATGGTCGGCACCGCACGCGACTGTCTCGCGCTGCTCGACGCGTTGCGCACCGGCCGCCCGGGCTGGCTGGAGGCCGTGTGGACCGACGAGATGGGGCGCGTGCAGCCGGGCGCGCACGACTTGCCCGCCGCGCCGGGATTCGGCTTCGGGCTCGGCTTCTCGGTGCTGCGCGATCCGGTGGCCGCGCGGTCGCCGGAGTCGGTCGGCACCTGGCGCGGGGGCGGCGCGTACGGGCATACGTGGTTCGTCGATCGCGCGGCGGGGCTGACGGCCGTCGCGCTGACCAACACGCTGTACGAAGGGATGCACGGACGCTTCGTGACCGCGGTGCGCGATGCGGTCTACGGCGTCGGCGAACGGGGGACGGCATGA
- a CDS encoding sugar-binding transcriptional regulator gives MRRRPARQDPNSIAIVSKSSEKLDLATRAAWLYYVAGDTQNEIAEKLQVSRPVAQRLVAFAVEKNLIRVRVDHQLADCLDLGAQLSKRYGLAMCEVVPVDADAPDAIDRKLAVAGAQVMERYLNETRPMVIAVSSGRTLKAAVAQIAQIDRPQHRLVSMVGAIAADGSSNRYDVAQYISEKTGSKHFLLPAPLFADSAAERAQWCNHRLYRIVEALSGQADVAFVGIGNIGPHCPLYEDGFITEQERDEMTALGAVAELLGVPIDAQGRRIAASTSARVTSVSLATPPKRPTIAFAGGPKKRDAVIAALRGGWMSGLVTDETCARAALEAPAS, from the coding sequence ATGCGCCGCCGGCCGGCCCGCCAGGATCCGAATTCAATCGCTATCGTGTCCAAGTCCTCAGAAAAACTCGATCTCGCCACGCGTGCCGCGTGGCTTTACTACGTCGCGGGCGACACGCAGAACGAAATCGCGGAAAAGCTGCAGGTGTCGCGCCCGGTCGCGCAGCGACTGGTCGCGTTCGCGGTCGAGAAGAACCTGATCCGCGTGCGCGTCGACCACCAGCTCGCCGACTGTCTCGATCTCGGCGCGCAGCTGTCGAAGCGCTACGGCCTCGCGATGTGCGAAGTCGTGCCCGTCGATGCCGACGCGCCCGACGCGATCGACCGCAAGCTCGCGGTCGCCGGCGCGCAGGTGATGGAGCGCTACCTGAACGAAACGCGACCGATGGTGATCGCGGTCAGCAGCGGCCGGACGCTGAAGGCCGCGGTCGCACAGATCGCGCAGATCGACCGGCCGCAGCACCGCCTCGTGTCGATGGTCGGTGCGATCGCGGCCGACGGTTCGTCGAACCGCTACGACGTCGCGCAGTACATCTCCGAGAAAACCGGCAGCAAGCATTTCCTGCTGCCCGCGCCGCTGTTCGCCGACAGCGCCGCCGAGCGCGCGCAGTGGTGCAATCACCGGCTGTACCGGATCGTCGAGGCGCTGTCGGGCCAGGCCGACGTCGCGTTCGTCGGGATCGGCAACATCGGCCCGCACTGCCCGCTCTACGAAGACGGCTTCATCACCGAACAGGAGCGCGACGAGATGACCGCGCTCGGCGCGGTGGCCGAACTGCTCGGCGTGCCGATCGACGCGCAGGGCCGCCGGATCGCCGCGTCGACGAGCGCGCGCGTGACAAGCGTGTCGCTCGCCACGCCGCCGAAGCGCCCGACGATCGCGTTCGCGGGCGGCCCGAAGAAACGCGATGCGGTGATCGCCGCATTGCGCGGCGGCTGGATGTCGGGGCTCGTCACCGACGAGACGTGCGCGAGGGCGGCACTGGAAGCCCCGGCGTCCTGA
- a CDS encoding HAD family hydrolase has translation MTANVLICDCDGVLIDSEAVAADVIVRELDARWPGVDARPAVMPLLGLRIERVLAGAGDAVGRTLGDADVGAIRRAVEAAAVNAPAVDGIAAALDAITLPIACASNSYRAYVEAALARTGLARFFGDRLFCADAVARPKPAPDVYLAAARTLGVAPAQCLVVEDSATGITAAAAAGMTVLGFVGGGHASAAQIDALRGIGARHVFDDMHELPGYVARWQATGAVLPH, from the coding sequence ATGACCGCGAACGTCCTGATCTGCGATTGCGACGGGGTGCTGATCGACAGCGAGGCCGTGGCGGCCGACGTGATCGTGCGCGAGCTCGACGCGCGCTGGCCGGGCGTCGATGCGCGGCCGGCCGTGATGCCGTTGCTCGGGCTGCGCATCGAGCGCGTGCTGGCCGGCGCGGGCGACGCCGTCGGGCGCACGCTGGGCGATGCGGACGTCGGCGCGATCCGGCGCGCGGTCGAAGCCGCCGCGGTGAACGCGCCGGCCGTCGACGGCATCGCGGCTGCCCTCGACGCGATCACGCTGCCGATCGCGTGCGCGAGCAACAGCTACCGCGCGTACGTCGAGGCCGCGCTGGCGCGCACGGGCCTCGCGCGCTTCTTCGGCGACCGGCTGTTCTGCGCGGATGCCGTCGCGCGGCCGAAGCCCGCGCCGGACGTGTATCTCGCAGCCGCGCGCACGCTCGGTGTCGCGCCCGCCCAGTGCCTCGTGGTCGAGGACAGCGCGACCGGCATCACCGCGGCCGCCGCGGCCGGCATGACCGTGCTCGGCTTCGTCGGCGGCGGGCATGCGTCGGCCGCGCAGATCGACGCGCTGCGCGGGATCGGCGCGCGCCACGTATTCGACGACATGCACGAGCTGCCCGGCTACGTCGCGCGCTGGCAGGCGACCGGCGCGGTGCTGCCGCATTGA
- the dalD gene encoding D-arabinitol 4-dehydrogenase has protein sequence MSASPSARTPVLLHIGAGSFHRAHQAWYLHRVNAAVPPDERWSLTVGNIRDDMRATMDALAAQHGEYTLETVTPQGERAYETIRAITRVLPWSIDLAALIDAGADPACRIVSFTVTEGGYYLDEHNRLDVANADLAADLQGARTTLYGALAALLAERVKRGAGPLTLQSCDNLRNNGARFRAGMREFLERRGQADLLAWFDANVATPSAMVDRITPRPTADVRERVLAATGIDDACPVMGESFIQWVIEDRFAAGRPRWELAGAELVDDVHPYEEAKIRILNATHSCIAWAGTLAGHTYIHEGTHDAAIRRFAHDYVTQDVIPCLTPSPLDLARYRDVVLERFGNPYVLDTNQRVAADGFSKIPGFIAPTLVESFARGAAPVATAVLPALFLRFLERWARGTLPYAYQDGVMDESAARAIVGAGHPGAGRPGSDDPVAALCASRALWGSLAGNAALFEALRAGLARVDAWLAAR, from the coding sequence ATGAGCGCATCGCCCTCCGCCCGCACGCCCGTGCTGCTGCACATCGGCGCGGGCTCGTTTCACCGCGCGCACCAGGCGTGGTATCTGCATCGCGTGAACGCGGCCGTGCCGCCCGACGAGCGCTGGTCGCTGACCGTCGGCAACATCCGCGACGACATGCGCGCGACGATGGACGCGCTCGCCGCGCAGCACGGCGAATACACGCTCGAAACCGTCACGCCGCAAGGCGAGCGCGCCTACGAGACGATCCGCGCGATCACGCGTGTGCTGCCGTGGTCGATCGATCTCGCCGCGCTGATCGACGCCGGCGCCGATCCGGCCTGCCGGATCGTGTCGTTCACCGTTACCGAGGGCGGCTACTACCTCGACGAACACAACCGGCTCGACGTCGCGAATGCCGATCTCGCGGCCGACCTGCAGGGCGCGCGCACGACGCTGTACGGCGCGCTTGCAGCGCTGCTCGCCGAACGCGTGAAGCGCGGCGCGGGCCCGCTCACGCTGCAGAGCTGCGACAACCTGCGCAACAACGGCGCACGCTTTCGCGCGGGGATGCGCGAATTCCTCGAGCGGCGCGGGCAGGCCGACCTGCTCGCGTGGTTCGACGCGAACGTCGCGACACCGAGCGCGATGGTCGACCGCATCACGCCGCGCCCGACCGCCGACGTGCGCGAACGCGTGCTGGCCGCCACCGGCATCGACGACGCATGCCCGGTGATGGGCGAATCGTTCATCCAGTGGGTGATCGAGGACCGCTTCGCGGCCGGCCGGCCGCGCTGGGAGCTGGCCGGCGCCGAACTCGTCGACGACGTGCACCCGTACGAGGAAGCGAAGATCCGCATCCTCAACGCGACGCACAGCTGCATCGCGTGGGCCGGCACGCTCGCGGGCCACACGTATATCCACGAAGGCACGCACGACGCGGCGATCCGCCGCTTCGCGCACGACTACGTGACGCAGGACGTGATTCCGTGCCTCACGCCGAGCCCGCTCGATCTCGCGCGCTACCGCGACGTCGTGCTCGAACGCTTCGGCAACCCGTACGTGCTCGACACGAACCAGCGCGTCGCGGCCGACGGCTTCTCGAAGATCCCCGGCTTCATCGCGCCGACGCTCGTCGAATCGTTCGCACGCGGCGCGGCGCCGGTCGCCACCGCCGTGCTGCCCGCACTGTTCCTGCGCTTTCTCGAACGCTGGGCGCGCGGCACCTTGCCGTACGCGTACCAGGACGGCGTGATGGACGAAAGCGCCGCGCGTGCGATCGTCGGGGCCGGCCATCCGGGGGCCGGCCGTCCGGGGTCCGACGATCCGGTCGCCGCGCTGTGCGCAAGCCGCGCGCTGTGGGGCTCGCTCGCCGGCAACGCGGCGCTGTTCGAGGCGCTGCGCGCCGGGCTCGCGCGGGTCGATGCATGGCTCGCGGCGCGCTGA
- a CDS encoding ABC transporter ATP-binding protein, translated as MASVLLRNIAKRYDDTEVLRNVNLDIADGEFVVFVGPSGCGKSTLMRMIAGLEDISSGDLLIDGAKVNDVPSAKRGIAMVFQSYALYPHMTLYDNMAFGLKLAGAKKPEIDQAVKQAAKILHIDHLLDRKPKQLSGGQRQRVAIGRAITRKPKVFLFDEPLSNLDAALRVKMRLEFARLHDELKTTMIYVTHDQVEAMTLADKIVVLSGGAVQQVGTPNALYHAPSNQFVAGFIGSPKMNFLKGTVDSVDAGGVLVRFDSGETQRVAVEAAGLQRGAAVTVGVRPEHLKVEAAAAGVAARTMAVESLGDAAYLYAESAVAPDGLIARIPPLDTYRTGEALHVNAQAEHCHLFDGEGRAFRRLSPHAKAA; from the coding sequence ATGGCAAGCGTGCTCCTGCGCAACATCGCGAAGCGCTACGACGACACCGAAGTGCTGCGCAACGTGAACCTCGACATCGCCGACGGCGAATTCGTCGTGTTCGTCGGCCCGAGCGGCTGCGGAAAATCCACGCTGATGCGGATGATCGCGGGCCTCGAGGACATCTCGAGCGGCGACCTGCTGATCGACGGCGCGAAGGTCAACGACGTGCCGAGCGCGAAGCGCGGCATCGCAATGGTGTTCCAGTCGTATGCGCTGTATCCGCACATGACGCTGTACGACAACATGGCGTTCGGCCTGAAGCTCGCGGGCGCGAAGAAGCCCGAGATCGACCAGGCCGTGAAGCAGGCCGCGAAGATCCTGCACATCGATCACCTGCTCGACCGCAAGCCGAAGCAGCTGTCGGGCGGCCAGCGGCAGCGCGTCGCGATCGGCCGCGCGATCACGCGCAAGCCGAAGGTGTTCCTGTTCGACGAACCGCTGTCGAACCTCGACGCGGCGCTGCGCGTGAAGATGCGGCTGGAGTTCGCGCGGCTGCACGACGAGCTGAAGACGACGATGATCTACGTGACGCACGACCAGGTCGAGGCGATGACGCTTGCGGACAAGATCGTCGTGCTGTCGGGCGGCGCGGTGCAGCAGGTCGGCACGCCCAACGCGCTCTATCACGCGCCGTCGAACCAGTTCGTCGCGGGCTTCATCGGTTCGCCGAAGATGAACTTCCTGAAGGGCACGGTCGACTCGGTCGATGCCGGCGGCGTGCTCGTGCGCTTCGACAGCGGCGAGACGCAGCGCGTCGCGGTCGAAGCGGCGGGGCTGCAGCGCGGCGCGGCGGTGACGGTCGGCGTGCGGCCCGAGCACCTGAAGGTCGAAGCGGCGGCCGCCGGCGTGGCCGCGCGGACGATGGCCGTGGAATCGCTCGGCGATGCCGCGTACCTGTATGCGGAGTCGGCCGTCGCGCCGGACGGGCTGATCGCGCGGATTCCGCCGCTCGACACGTACCGCACCGGCGAGGCGCTCCACGTGAACGCGCAGGCCGAGCACTGCCACCTGTTCGACGGCGAGGGGCGCGCATTCCGGCGCCTGAGCCCGCACGCGAAGGCCGCTTGA
- a CDS encoding LysR family transcriptional regulator: MENLGGFVVFVQVAETRSFVAAGRALGLSASAIGKRIARLEARLNVRLFHRSTRSITLTAEGTRFLERCRRVIAELDAAEQELTQSAEAPRGRLRVSMPLLSSLLLPVLADFMAAYPEIELDIDFSDRLVDVVDEGFDAVLRTGQPSDSRLSSRLLGHFRQHLVASPGYLDRHGTPRTPADLAQHRCLHYRFPTSGKLETWPLRVPRAGTPPEVPVAMVSNSAEARLCFALRGLGIACLPIFFVREALEDGTLRAVLDDHVECRIAFYVLWPSGRHPTPKLRAFVDHVVARLRL, translated from the coding sequence ATGGAAAACCTCGGCGGCTTCGTCGTGTTCGTTCAGGTCGCGGAAACGCGCAGTTTCGTCGCGGCCGGCCGCGCGCTCGGGCTATCGGCGTCGGCGATCGGCAAGCGCATCGCGCGGCTCGAGGCGCGCCTTAACGTGCGGCTCTTTCACCGCAGCACGCGCAGCATCACGTTGACCGCAGAAGGCACGCGCTTTCTCGAACGGTGCCGGCGCGTGATCGCCGAGCTCGACGCGGCCGAGCAGGAACTGACGCAGAGTGCCGAAGCGCCACGCGGCCGGCTGCGGGTCAGCATGCCGCTGCTCAGCTCGCTGCTGCTGCCGGTGCTCGCCGATTTCATGGCCGCGTATCCGGAGATCGAGCTCGACATCGATTTCAGCGACCGGCTCGTCGACGTCGTCGACGAAGGGTTCGACGCGGTGCTGCGCACCGGCCAGCCGTCGGATTCCCGGCTGTCGTCGCGGCTGCTCGGCCACTTCCGCCAGCACCTCGTCGCGTCCCCGGGCTATCTCGACCGGCACGGCACGCCGCGCACGCCGGCCGATCTCGCGCAGCACCGCTGCCTGCATTACCGTTTCCCGACCAGCGGCAAGCTCGAGACCTGGCCGCTGCGCGTGCCGCGCGCGGGCACGCCGCCCGAGGTGCCGGTCGCGATGGTCAGCAACAGCGCGGAAGCGCGCCTGTGCTTCGCGCTGCGCGGGCTCGGCATCGCATGCCTGCCCATCTTCTTCGTGCGCGAGGCGCTCGAGGACGGCACGCTGCGCGCGGTGCTCGACGACCACGTCGAATGCCGCATCGCGTTCTACGTGCTGTGGCCGTCGGGCCGCCACCCGACGCCGAAGCTGCGCGCGTTCGTCGATCACGTTGTCGCGCGGCTGCGCCTCTGA
- a CDS encoding carbohydrate ABC transporter permease: MSDLTFSGRRAPAAFDLVRRVLPGTLAWLIALLLFFPIFWMAITAFKTEQQAYASTLFFMPTLDSFREVFARSNYFSFAWNSVLISAGVTVISLLFAVPAAYAMAFFPNHRTQKVLLWMLSTKMMPSVGVLVPIYLLWKNAGLLDTVSGLVIVYTLINLPIAVWMTFTYFNEIPKDILEAGRIDGASTWQEIVYLLMPMALPGLASTALLLVILSWNEAFWSINLSSSNAAPLTVFIASYSSPEGLFWAKLSAASLLAVAPILIVGWLSQKQLVRGLTFGAVK; encoded by the coding sequence ATGAGCGACCTGACCTTCTCGGGCCGGCGCGCGCCGGCCGCGTTCGACCTCGTGCGGCGCGTGCTGCCCGGCACGCTCGCGTGGCTGATCGCGCTCCTGCTGTTCTTCCCGATCTTCTGGATGGCGATCACCGCGTTCAAGACCGAGCAGCAGGCGTATGCGTCGACGCTGTTCTTCATGCCGACGCTCGACAGCTTCCGCGAGGTATTCGCACGCAGCAACTACTTTTCGTTCGCATGGAATTCGGTGCTGATCTCGGCCGGCGTCACGGTGATCTCGCTGCTGTTCGCGGTGCCGGCCGCGTACGCGATGGCGTTCTTCCCGAACCACCGCACGCAGAAGGTGCTGCTGTGGATGCTGTCGACGAAGATGATGCCGTCGGTCGGCGTGCTCGTGCCGATCTACCTGCTGTGGAAGAACGCGGGGCTGCTCGACACCGTGTCGGGCCTCGTGATCGTCTACACGCTGATCAACCTGCCGATCGCGGTGTGGATGACCTTCACGTACTTCAACGAGATCCCGAAGGACATCCTCGAAGCCGGGCGCATCGACGGCGCGTCGACGTGGCAGGAGATCGTCTACCTGCTGATGCCGATGGCGCTGCCGGGGCTCGCATCCACCGCGCTGCTGCTCGTGATCCTGTCGTGGAACGAGGCGTTCTGGAGCATCAACCTGTCGAGCTCGAACGCCGCGCCGCTCACCGTGTTCATCGCGTCGTACTCGAGCCCCGAAGGGTTGTTCTGGGCGAAGCTGTCCGCAGCCTCCCTGCTGGCGGTCGCGCCGATCCTGATCGTCGGCTGGCTGTCGCAGAAGCAGCTCGTGCGCGGGCTCACGTTCGGAGCCGTCAAATGA